Proteins from a genomic interval of Arachis hypogaea cultivar Tifrunner chromosome 10, arahy.Tifrunner.gnm2.J5K5, whole genome shotgun sequence:
- the LOC112714707 gene encoding receptor-like serine/threonine-protein kinase SD1-8 isoform X1, protein MRVFFTHLNSLIIILISFFFIASSTSFDTLTGTQILTTNQTLLSENQTFVLGFFRGSNTNYYLGIWYNNINPQTIVWVANRDNPIDNSKGYLKIGDNGNFVLLNSSGNPAWSSNQTSAKNPVLQLLETGNLVLKDSEQSNNYLWQSFDYPTDTLLPGMKLGWNFDTGIEKHLTSWKVTGEDPSSGDYTFKLDYRGLPEIFLRTNQTIIYQTGPWNGERFSGVPEMDTDTHSIVFSFSDDAHGAFYSFSIGNASLLSRLTVTSDSDGELQRRTWIESSESWNKFWYKPADQCDHYRECGPYGVCDNNASPVCTCMKGFSPKNPQAWNLRDGSGGCVRNTGLNCSTDKFLHLEHMKLPETSSVFINKSMTLDECGSLCKRNCSCTAYANIDIRNGGSGCVMWIGQLFDMNVYHTDGQDLYVRLAASDIGSTSSSKNRRAVLAIGITLSALVLVLGLVAICYLRKKRQQSSRGDERNMDDLKLPMFAFDTLAIATNNFSQDNKLGEGGFGSVYRGRLIEGQEIAVKRLSENSGQGINEFKNEIKLIAKLQHRNLVRLLGCCIEKNEKMVVYEYMENRGLDSILFDKSKSLLLNWEKRVNIIYGIARGLLYLHQDSKFRIIHRDLKISNILLDIEMNPKISDFGMARLFDKDQTQENTVRIVGTFGYMSPEYIMDGNFSIKSDVYSFGVMVLEIITGKKNRRFSGDNEELNLLENVWRRWHEGTILTLVDSSIDNSYTESEVLRCIHVGLLCVQECAEDRPTMSSVILMLNSEAALMPRPKNPGFFLRRNHAETSLKNQDKTESVNQVTVTLLNAR, encoded by the exons ATGAGAGTCTTCTTCACTCATCTTAActccctcatcatcattcttattaGCTTCTTCTTCATCGCTTCATCAACCTCTTTCGATACTTTAACCGGAACACAAATCCTCACAACCAACCAAACCTTGTTGTCAGAAAACCAAACCTTCGTTCTAGGCTTCTTCAGAGGTTCCAACACCAACTATTACCTCGGAATCTGGTACAACAACATCAATCCTCAAACAATAGTTTGGGTTGCAAACAGAGACAATCCCATTGACAACTCCAAAGGCTATCTCAAGATCGGAGACAACGGAAACTTTGTCCTTCTCAATTCATCCGGCAACCCCGCATGGTCCTCCAACCAAACCAGCGCCAAGAATCCAGTTCTCCAGCTCCTTGAAACCGGTAACCTTGTTCTCAAAGATTCAGAACAGAGCAATAACTACCTATGGCAGAGCTTCGATTACCCAACAGATACCTTGCTACCTGGGATGAAGTTGGGTTGGAACTTCGACACAGGAATTGAGAAGCACTTAACATCGTGGAAGGTCACAGGTGAAGACCCTTCTTCCGGTGACTACACTTTCAAGCTAGATTACCGCGGTTTACCTGAGATTTTTCTGAGGACAAACCAGACTATCATATACCAAACTGGTCCTTGGAATGGTGAGAGATTCAGCGGGGTTCCAGAGATGGACACCGATACTCATTCCATTGTGTTCAGCTTCTCCGATGACGCGCACGGCGCGTTCTACTCTTTCTCCATCGGGAACGCTTCTTTGCTATCGAGGCTAACGGTGACGTCAGATTCAGACGGAGAACTTCAACGGCGGACGTGGATAGAGAGCAGCGAATCTTGGAACAAGTTCTGGTACAAACCGGCGGATCAATGCGACCATTACAGGGAGTGTGGTCCGTACGGAGTGTGTGACAATAATGCATCGCCGGTTTGCACATGTATGAAAGGGTTCAGCCCTAAGAACCCTCAGGCTTGGAATCTGAGAGATGGATCTGGCGGGTGTGTGAGGAACACGGGTTTGAATTGTTCGACTGACAAGTTCTTGCATCTTGAGCACATGAAGCTGCCGGAGACAAGCAGCGTGTTTATAAATAAGAGTATGACACTTGATGAATGTGGGAGTTTGTGTAAGAGGAATTGTTCATGCACTGCATATGCAAACATTGATATCAGAAACGGAGGAAGTGGCTGTGTTATGTGGATTGGTCAACTCTTTGACATGAATGTCTACCATACAGATGGTCAAGATCTCTATGTCAGATTGGCAGCTTCTGATATAG GATCTACTAGCTCCAGCAAGAATCGTAGAGCAGTTCTGGCTATTGGCATCACACTTAGTGCACTTGTTTTAGTTTTGGGATTGGTTGCTATTTGTTACTTAAGGAAGAAGAGACAACAAAGTTCTAGAG GTGACGAAAGGAACATGGATGATCTGAAATTGCCAATGTTTGCTTTCGATACCTTGGCAATTGCTACAAACAATTTCTCTCAAGATAATAAACTTGGAGAAGGAGGCTTCGGTAGTGTTTATAGG GGTCGATTAATTGAAGGTCAAGAAATTGCCGTAAAAAGGTTATCAGAAAATTCTGGACAAGgaattaatgaatttaaaaatgaaatcaaattaattgCCAAACTCCAACATCGAAATCTAGTCCGATTACTTGGTTGCTGCATTGAGAAGAATGAGAAGATGGTGGTCTATGAATATATGGAAAATAGAGGACTTGATTCCATTTTGTTTG ACAAATCAAAAAGTCTCTTGCTTAATTGGGAGAAGCGTGTTAATATTATATATGGAATAGCTAGAGGACTTCTTTATTTGCATCAAGATTCAAAATTTCGAATTATTCATAGAGATCTTAAAATAAGTAATATATTACTAGATATTGAAATGAATCCAAAGATATCAGACTTTGGAATGGCTAGACTTTTTGACAAAGATCAAACACAAGAAAATACAGTCAGAATTGTTGGAACATT tgGTTATATGTCTCCTGAATATATTATGGATGGAAACTTTTCAATAAAATCCGATGTTTATAGCTTTGGAGTTATGGTATTGGAAATTATAACTGGGAAGAAAAATCGAAGATTTTCTGGTGATAACGAAGAATTGAATCTTCTGGAAAAT GTTTGGAGGCGTTGGCATGAAGGAACTATATTGACATTGGTTGATTCATCCATTGACAATTCATATACAGAATCAGAAGTCTTAAGATGCATACATGTTGGTCTCTTATGTGTCCAAGAATGTGCAGAAGATAGACCAACAATGTCTTCAGTGATTTTAATGTTGAATAGTGAAGCTGCATTAATGCCACGTCCTAAAAATCCTGGATTTTTTCTAAGAAGGAATCATGcagaaacatctttaaaaaatcaAGACAAAACAGAGAGTGTAAATCAAGTTACTGTCACATTACTAAATGCTAGGTAG
- the LOC112714706 gene encoding receptor-like serine/threonine-protein kinase SD1-8, translating into MRVFFTHLNSLIIILISFFFFITSSTSLDTLTGTQILKTNQTLLSENQTFVLGFFRGSNTKYYLGIWYNNINPQTIVWVANRDNPIDNFTGHLKIGDNGNFVLLNSSGNPAWSSNQTSAKNPVIQLLDTGNLVLKDLSDTTNNNYLWQSFEYPTDTLLPGMKVGWNLDTGTEKHLTSWKVEGEDPSSGDYTLKIDYHGLPEALLRRNQTVIYRTGPWNGERFSGIPGMKDNTNDLKYNFTYDEHGVWFSFSVTEPSLLSRIILSSDSDGQYQRYMWIQGRWNKFSYTPKDPCDYYRHCGPYGVCENDASPICTCMQGFRPKNQEAWNLRDGSDGCVRNTVLNCSTDKFLHLEHMKLPETSSVFMNKSMTLDECGSLCKRNCSCTAYANIDIRNGGSGCVMWFGQLFDMNVHRPGGQDLYVRLAAADIGSSSSNKNHRAVLAIGITLSALVLVLGLVAICYLRKKRQQSSRGDQRNMDDLKLPMFNFDTLMMATNNFSQDNKLGEGGFGSVYRGRLIEGQEIAVKRLSENSGQGINEFKNEIKLIAKLQHRNLVRLLGCCIEKNEKMVVYEYMKNRGLDSILFDKSKNLLLYWERRFNIIYGIAKGLLYLHQDSRFRIIHRNLKISNILLDIEMNPKISDFGMARIFDKDQTQEKTIRVVGTYGYMSPEYIMDGNFSIKSDIYSFGVMVLEIITGKKNRGFSCDNHELNLLENVWRRWHEGTILTLIDPSMDNSYTESEILRCMHVGLLCVQECAEDRPTMSLVILMLSNEAALMPRPSNPGFFLRRNHAETSSRNQDNTESVNQVTVTLLNAR; encoded by the exons ATGAGAGTCTTCTTCACTCACCTTAACTccctcattatcattcttattagcttcttcttcttcattacttcATCAACCTCTTTGGATACTTTAACCGGAACACAAATCCTCAAAACCAACCAAACCTTGTTGTCAGAAAACCAGACCTTCGTTCTAGGCTTCTTCAGAGGTTCCAACACCAAATATTACCTCGGAATATGGTACAACAACATCAATCCTCAAACAATAGTTTGGGTTGCAAACAGAGACAATCCCATTGACAACTTCACAGGCCATCTCAAGATCGGAGACAACGGAAACTTTGTCCTTCTCAATTCATCCGGCAACCCCGCATGGTCCTCCAACCAAACCAGCGCCAAGAATCCAGTTATCCAGCTCCTCGATACCGGCAACCTTGTTCTCAAAGATTTATCAGACACGACAAATAATAACTACTTGTGGCAGAGCTTCGAATACCCAACGGATACCTTGTTACCGGGGATGAAGGTCGGTTGGAACCTGGACACAGGAACGGAGAAGCACTTAACATCATGGAAGGTCGAAGGTGAAGACCCTTCAAGCGGTGACTACACTTTGAAGATAGATTACCATGGTTTACCTGAGGCCCTCCTCAGGAGAAACCAAACTGTAATATACCGAACTGGTCCTTGGAACGGTGAGAGATTTAGTGGGATCCCAGGGATGAAAGACAACACCAATGATCTCAAGTACAATTTCACTTATGATGAGCATGGGGTGTGGTTCTCTTTCTCCGTTACAGAACCTTCCTTGTTGTCGAGGATAATTCTGTCATCTGATTCTGATGGCCAGTATCAACGCTACATGTGGATACAAGGAAGATGGAACAAGTTCTCGTACACACCAAAGGATCCATGCGATTACTATAGACACTGTGGTCCGTATGGAGTGTGTGAGAATGATGCTTCCCCGATTTGCACTTGTATGCAGGGGTTCAGGCCTAAGAACCAAGAAGCTTGGAACTTGAGAGATGGGTCTGATGGGTGTGTGAGGAACACGGTTTTGAATTGTTCGACTGACAAGTTCTTGCATCTTGAGCACATGAAGCTGCCGGAGACGAGCAGTGTGTTTATGAATAAGAGTATGACACTTGATGAATGTGGGAGTTTGTGTAAGAGGAATTGTTCATGCACTGCATATGCAAACATCGATATCAGAAATGGAGGAAGTGGCTGTGTCATGTGGTTTGGCCAACTCTTTGACATGAATGTCCACCGTCCAGGCGGTCAAGATCTCTATGTCAGATTGGCAGCTGCTGATATAG GATCTTCTAGCTCCAACAAGAATCATAGAGCAGTTCTGGCTATTGGCATCACACTTAGTGCACTTGTTTTAGTTTTGGGATTGGTTGCTATTTGTTACTTAAGGAAGAAGAGACAACAAAGTTCTAGAG GTGACCAAAGGAACATGGATGATCTAAAATTGCCAATGTTTAATTTTGATACCTTAATGATGGCTACAAACAATTTCTCTCAAGATAATAAACTTGGAGAAGGAGGCTTCGGTAGTGTTTATAGG GGTAGATTGATTGAAGGTCAAGAAATTGCTGTAAAAAGGTTATCAGAAAATTCTGGACAAGGAATTAAcgaatttaaaaatgaaatcaaattaattgCCAAACTCCAACATCGAAATCTAGTCCGATTACTTGGTTGCTGCATTGAGAAGAATGAAAAGATGGTGGTCTATGAATATATGAAAAATAGAGGACTTGATTCCATTTTGTTTG ACAAATCAAAAAATCTCTTGCTTTATTGGGAGAGGcgatttaatattatatatggaaTAGCTAAAGGACTTCTTTATTTGCATCAAGATTCAAGATTTCGAATTATTCATAGAAATCTTAAGATAAGTAATATATTACTAGATATTGAAATGAATCCAAAGATATCAGACTTTGGAATGGCTAGAATTTTTGACAAAGATCAAACACAAGAAAAAACAATAAGAGTTGTTGGAACATA TGGTTATATGTCTCCTGAATATATTATGGATGGAAACTTTTCAATAAAATCCGATATTTATAGCTTTGGAGTTATGGTATTGGAAATTATAACTGGGAAGAAAAATAGAGGATTTTCCTGTGATaaccatgaattgaatcttttgGAAAAT GTTTGGAGGCGTTGGCACGAAGGAACTATATTGACTTTGATTGATCCATCCATGGACAATTCGTATACAGAATCAGAAATCTTAAGATGCATGCATGTTGGTCTCTTATGTGTCCAAGAATGTGCAGAAGATAGACCAACAATGTCTTTGGTGATTTTAATGTTGAGTAATGAAGCTGCATTAATGCCACGTCCTAGTAATCCAGGGTTTTTTCTAAGAAGAAATCATGCAGAAACATCTTCAAGAAATCAAGATAATACAGAAAGTGTAAATCAAGTTACTGTCACACTACTAAATGCTAGGtag
- the LOC112714707 gene encoding receptor-like serine/threonine-protein kinase SD1-8 isoform X2 — MRVFFTHLNSLIIILISFFFIASSTSFDTLTGTQILTTNQTLLSENQTFVLGFFRGSNTNYYLGIWYNNINPQTIVWVANRDNPIDNSKGYLKIGDNGNFVLLNSSGNPAWSSNQTSAKNPVLQLLETGNLVLKDSEQSNNYLWQSFDYPTDTLLPGMKLGWNFDTGIEKHLTSWKVTGEDPSSGDYTFKLDYRGLPEIFLRTNQTIIYQTGPWNGERFSGVPEMDTDTHSIVFSFSDDAHGAFYSFSIGNASLLSRLTVTSDSDGELQRRTWIESSESWNKFWYKPADQCDHYRECGPYGVCDNNASPVCTCMKGFSPKNPQAWNLRDGSGGCVRNTGLNCSTDKFLHLEHMKLPETSSVFINKSMTLDECGSLCKRNCSCTAYANIDIRNGGSGCVMWIGQLFDMNVYHTDGQDLYVRLAASDIGSTSSSKNRRAVLAIGITLSALVLVLGLVAICYLRKKRQQSSRGDERNMDDLKLPMFAFDTLAIATNNFSQDNKLGEGGFGSVYRGRLIEGQEIAVKRLSENSGQGINEFKNEIKLIAKLQHRNLVRLLGCCIEKNEKMVVYEYMENRGLDSILFDIEMNPKISDFGMARLFDKDQTQENTVRIVGTFGYMSPEYIMDGNFSIKSDVYSFGVMVLEIITGKKNRRFSGDNEELNLLENVWRRWHEGTILTLVDSSIDNSYTESEVLRCIHVGLLCVQECAEDRPTMSSVILMLNSEAALMPRPKNPGFFLRRNHAETSLKNQDKTESVNQVTVTLLNAR; from the exons ATGAGAGTCTTCTTCACTCATCTTAActccctcatcatcattcttattaGCTTCTTCTTCATCGCTTCATCAACCTCTTTCGATACTTTAACCGGAACACAAATCCTCACAACCAACCAAACCTTGTTGTCAGAAAACCAAACCTTCGTTCTAGGCTTCTTCAGAGGTTCCAACACCAACTATTACCTCGGAATCTGGTACAACAACATCAATCCTCAAACAATAGTTTGGGTTGCAAACAGAGACAATCCCATTGACAACTCCAAAGGCTATCTCAAGATCGGAGACAACGGAAACTTTGTCCTTCTCAATTCATCCGGCAACCCCGCATGGTCCTCCAACCAAACCAGCGCCAAGAATCCAGTTCTCCAGCTCCTTGAAACCGGTAACCTTGTTCTCAAAGATTCAGAACAGAGCAATAACTACCTATGGCAGAGCTTCGATTACCCAACAGATACCTTGCTACCTGGGATGAAGTTGGGTTGGAACTTCGACACAGGAATTGAGAAGCACTTAACATCGTGGAAGGTCACAGGTGAAGACCCTTCTTCCGGTGACTACACTTTCAAGCTAGATTACCGCGGTTTACCTGAGATTTTTCTGAGGACAAACCAGACTATCATATACCAAACTGGTCCTTGGAATGGTGAGAGATTCAGCGGGGTTCCAGAGATGGACACCGATACTCATTCCATTGTGTTCAGCTTCTCCGATGACGCGCACGGCGCGTTCTACTCTTTCTCCATCGGGAACGCTTCTTTGCTATCGAGGCTAACGGTGACGTCAGATTCAGACGGAGAACTTCAACGGCGGACGTGGATAGAGAGCAGCGAATCTTGGAACAAGTTCTGGTACAAACCGGCGGATCAATGCGACCATTACAGGGAGTGTGGTCCGTACGGAGTGTGTGACAATAATGCATCGCCGGTTTGCACATGTATGAAAGGGTTCAGCCCTAAGAACCCTCAGGCTTGGAATCTGAGAGATGGATCTGGCGGGTGTGTGAGGAACACGGGTTTGAATTGTTCGACTGACAAGTTCTTGCATCTTGAGCACATGAAGCTGCCGGAGACAAGCAGCGTGTTTATAAATAAGAGTATGACACTTGATGAATGTGGGAGTTTGTGTAAGAGGAATTGTTCATGCACTGCATATGCAAACATTGATATCAGAAACGGAGGAAGTGGCTGTGTTATGTGGATTGGTCAACTCTTTGACATGAATGTCTACCATACAGATGGTCAAGATCTCTATGTCAGATTGGCAGCTTCTGATATAG GATCTACTAGCTCCAGCAAGAATCGTAGAGCAGTTCTGGCTATTGGCATCACACTTAGTGCACTTGTTTTAGTTTTGGGATTGGTTGCTATTTGTTACTTAAGGAAGAAGAGACAACAAAGTTCTAGAG GTGACGAAAGGAACATGGATGATCTGAAATTGCCAATGTTTGCTTTCGATACCTTGGCAATTGCTACAAACAATTTCTCTCAAGATAATAAACTTGGAGAAGGAGGCTTCGGTAGTGTTTATAGG GGTCGATTAATTGAAGGTCAAGAAATTGCCGTAAAAAGGTTATCAGAAAATTCTGGACAAGgaattaatgaatttaaaaatgaaatcaaattaattgCCAAACTCCAACATCGAAATCTAGTCCGATTACTTGGTTGCTGCATTGAGAAGAATGAGAAGATGGTGGTCTATGAATATATGGAAAATAGAGGACTTGATTCCATTTTGTTTG ATATTGAAATGAATCCAAAGATATCAGACTTTGGAATGGCTAGACTTTTTGACAAAGATCAAACACAAGAAAATACAGTCAGAATTGTTGGAACATT tgGTTATATGTCTCCTGAATATATTATGGATGGAAACTTTTCAATAAAATCCGATGTTTATAGCTTTGGAGTTATGGTATTGGAAATTATAACTGGGAAGAAAAATCGAAGATTTTCTGGTGATAACGAAGAATTGAATCTTCTGGAAAAT GTTTGGAGGCGTTGGCATGAAGGAACTATATTGACATTGGTTGATTCATCCATTGACAATTCATATACAGAATCAGAAGTCTTAAGATGCATACATGTTGGTCTCTTATGTGTCCAAGAATGTGCAGAAGATAGACCAACAATGTCTTCAGTGATTTTAATGTTGAATAGTGAAGCTGCATTAATGCCACGTCCTAAAAATCCTGGATTTTTTCTAAGAAGGAATCATGcagaaacatctttaaaaaatcaAGACAAAACAGAGAGTGTAAATCAAGTTACTGTCACATTACTAAATGCTAGGTAG